One Ictalurus furcatus strain D&B chromosome 22, Billie_1.0, whole genome shotgun sequence genomic window, ACTTTGCTGCGTCGCTTACGTGTCAGAGACCACACTGAGAATCGTCCGGGTTCGTCGTATATCCCTGGAAAACTTGCCACCTCGTATCCTGAGTCCATTAACaaggtgtttttattattattttagtttattactttaaaaaaaaaataaattaaaatcccTCACAACGCGGCGTAAAGAAATCAGGTCTCCATCGCTTGACTTTCTAGCTCGCAGTGAAGAGTGAGATTAGCCGCACGCGCCTGTCCCACTCACAGCCGAGCGAGCGGTCCTCCCTCTACAACAGAGCTTTACGTCATCGAGGGCGGAGCTGAACGACCAATCAGACAGCAGAAAGTCCTGAGTGGGCGGGGATAACACTGAACTCAACAGGGACCTCAGTTTTAAGGCAAGTACTCAGGGGGTGTTTTGTGGAGACTTGAACGTTAAACGGGTATATGTGATAATACAATCCTTtgtaagcacacaattgtctagattgtctttatatgctgtggcattacagtttccctttaCTAGAGCTACAGGCAATGCTCCTGTGTACAATGTGAggtctatgaagacatggtttgagaaggttggtgtggaggaactccacagagccctgaactcaacctcactgaacacctttgggatgaactggagcacACCTGGTCTCCTCGCCCAATATAAGTGcgtgacctcactaatgctcttgtggctgaatgaacacaaatccccacaggcacgctccaaaatctaatgaaaAGCCTTTCCGGAAGAGAGTGGAGAttactataacagcaaaaagggactaaatctggaaagaGATGTTCAAGAACATGtgaatgtgatggtcaggtgttttcaacATTCAGCCATATAATGTAACTACTTATTTTGTAgtattgttgaattctcaattctgattggtcagaagtttactgttgattatttctggctgtaattcaaatcagtgctgctgtaatatataatagcttctatagtaacaacagaGTCAGTGTCAATCCATATATCAGGTAACATGAGAtcattttaacactttataCTGCTTGTTGTTGGGCCTTGCTCAAGACTGTAGCAGGAACTGGCTGGGTGACATAACTAGTTTATAGTGTGTGTTTCGGGGTTGCTTAAAAGCTTGAGAGATGTTAAAACCAATTTGTTCTAATTAAATTGCTTACATGAACAGTTAAGTTAAAAGTCATGCCTCCTGaataagaaaaggaaaatgcTATTGCCTGTATTTTGCACTTGAGCCAAAAGCAAcataacagaacaaaaacaagtcACGTTATTTTCATGAGTCCCTTTGTTTCTAGATCTGATTGGAAGAAGGCAGTGTATGAACTGCATGGCCAAGCAAGTCAATGTCAGGAAGAATGGAGGATTGCTCATAGGACACAAGAGGTTGGAGGTTATAAAGGCAAAGTGCTAGTATACCACAAGTTATTAGAGAATACTTCTTTTACATTCAAAAAGGGAAAGACaaagtataaatattttaacatgtGCTATTTTATTGTGCACAGAAATATTACGTAATGACATGAGATGTTATATCGGTGTGAATTAAGGTTAAAACACAGCACCGAggtttaaatatatatctttattatcTATGTTGTAACATCTGGTCTACACTTCCATTCATCTTTcgaatataaaaaatatgatgtttcatatttattttgcacatgcTGGAAAAGAGTATATTGTATGTTGtaaaaaatggtcaaatataAGCAGAATATTACACTGTTGTACACATTGGCACACTACACAATCAATATTTCACTAATTTCCTTTTACCACTCAGAGAATAACCCCACATGCTTAAAATGACATCCATGTCAAGAGCTAATCAGATGCTGCCCACCATCTCTCTTTGGTTTCCACCACCAATATTCCATCATGACACAGTATGGCTGTCAGGTCTCCTGCCTGCATTTGATGATCAGGCAGCTGGTACTGTCTGGTGAAGCTTCGTGACACAAAGCCGTGCTCGTCCATCCGTGCCCCGTGTTGCCCTCGGACCATCAGCCACCCCTCAAACACCTGGATAAGAATGTCTTCGGGTTTGAATTGGGTCACATCCAGGAGGATTCGGAACAGGGGCTCGCCTAAATCCTCGTCACTGCCTACAAATCCAGTACTGCTTCTGGTGTCCAGTTTAAGTTCCTGCTGTCCAAGTCCTGGCAAGGCAAACAACTGATGGATTTCTTTACACTTTTCTAGGtcctttttttcaaaatgcacCTTGTGCCGTACAGGGCATGAGATTCCATGAGAAATGGTGACTCCCTCTTCTGCCATGGCACCCAGAGGTTGAAATTTGTCGTGTTACTGCTTGAATCTGACCAAGTCACGTTAGGTTGAAGTAAATCTATAATAAGACCAGCTTATGTTTCTGAACCATGGGGCTAGTGGGCTGGTGCTGACACGGTCCTTTTTTTAGAGTGTGCAAAAATGTGGTCACGTGTCACTGCCTGGTCTAACATAAAATGGTAATGAGATGAGTAAGTAGAATGtcatacatttaattaaaataataagcTTAGAagggtattttttaaatattataaaccaTATAGCGAAAGCCCCACATTTGAGATAAACACAGATCCTACTTCTACTTTCCATATACAGACTATTTACTTGATTTCATTAATGGTAGAAGGAGCAAAAAGGGAAACATAGTGAAAGGATTATGATGTGTGTAAAGAACTAAATTGAACTAATAAGCTAGTACATAGTTACAAATAGTAACTCATTGGTTTAGTACAAGTACACAGGTGTGTGAAAATATCAGTGATGCAGCAAAATATGGTCTGTCAGGGGGTCCTGAACATGCTTGATTTTAGTTATTAATCTAaatattaattcaattaaatataaaCGGTCCAAAGTTAACGTTTTTGCACAGCATTGATGCCACCTTGTGGTGGGCTTTAATACTACAAGAGCAAAAAGTCGAACTATTCACTACGGTACGCGTGTTTAGCTGTTAGTATTTTCACACTCAGTATTGTGGTCATTAggtggaagaaaataaaaaccacgTAAATATAAATCTGTAACACGAGCACTTTAATATTACCAGCTAATTATTCTCTTAAGAATGATACACCCTTAATGTTGTTGTATGCAGGGGcttcttattttcatttttataagcAGTATAGTTTTGTGACCTTGGacagtttattcattttggtCATGATGGCTTTATTTAAGAGTGTCGAGAGTTTGCAGAGACAAAAAATGCACCAATTTACACATTTCCTATCAGTATCTTTACCTATTTGCCTTAAGACTTGTTGGGCCAACATTGGGTACCAACTTTGGCCCAGTGTAATTTTGTCTAGTGGGCAAAATTG contains:
- the hspb3 gene encoding heat shock protein beta-3, whose translation is MAEEGVTISHGISCPVRHKVHFEKKDLEKCKEIHQLFALPGLGQQELKLDTRSSTGFVGSDEDLGEPLFRILLDVTQFKPEDILIQVFEGWLMVRGQHGARMDEHGFVSRSFTRQYQLPDHQMQAGDLTAILCHDGILVVETKERWWAASD